A stretch of Phycisphaerae bacterium DNA encodes these proteins:
- a CDS encoding transglutaminase domain-containing protein, whose product MRKIIAASLFAFLVVGGSTVRAGAVDPPQGSFHERYFSVYLGPTKCGWARYEFVRQGDTIVTRNDLLLKIARADTTFTLTHRAETQETLDGKPLRFYSKADLGGIETVHRGTVADGQVAMTISQAGQSAEHKFALPDDALMWWGQHLLGERMGLKPGVSFSMTIFDPELGPSQFITARIDVVGPVKSEVFGREVEGTRVLTSFDKPLPIQAASILDADGYEVITEVPIGPMKLTLVGEPREKALAGIGASELFLEFLIRPERPIALPEQGPVRYRITYEGDNTEPFDLIETAMQRVVKREKDQIILEVSPGGTPKKSATTTQPASPEPRYTRDSLDLNLEDPLLVRLASENIDQDGSDLEKARKLCQFVSGYITTKDLSTGYAPAAQVAKTRQGDCTEHSLLLAALGRIVGIPTRGVNGLAYVAHEGTTGAFIGHMWTQFFIDGQWVDLDPALGQLEPDQGHIALTVSDLSDTSMQQQASVLRYLGQLKVEQMELAQTTPK is encoded by the coding sequence GTGCGCAAGATCATCGCAGCCTCGTTGTTCGCTTTTTTGGTCGTGGGCGGATCAACGGTTCGGGCGGGCGCGGTCGATCCGCCGCAGGGATCGTTTCACGAGCGGTATTTCTCCGTATACCTCGGGCCGACCAAGTGCGGTTGGGCGCGGTATGAGTTCGTGCGGCAGGGCGATACGATCGTCACGCGGAACGATCTGCTGCTGAAGATCGCCCGGGCGGACACGACGTTCACGCTCACCCATCGGGCCGAGACTCAGGAGACCCTCGACGGCAAACCGCTGCGGTTCTACTCCAAGGCGGACCTCGGCGGCATCGAAACCGTGCATCGCGGAACCGTGGCCGACGGCCAGGTCGCGATGACGATCAGCCAGGCGGGCCAGTCGGCTGAGCACAAGTTCGCTCTGCCGGACGACGCGCTGATGTGGTGGGGCCAGCACCTGCTGGGCGAGCGGATGGGACTTAAGCCCGGGGTCAGCTTCTCCATGACGATATTCGACCCGGAGCTTGGACCCAGTCAGTTCATCACAGCCAGAATCGACGTGGTCGGTCCGGTCAAGAGCGAGGTGTTCGGTCGGGAAGTCGAGGGGACCAGAGTGCTCACCTCGTTCGACAAGCCGTTGCCGATCCAAGCCGCTTCGATCCTTGACGCCGACGGCTATGAGGTGATCACGGAGGTGCCGATTGGCCCGATGAAGCTGACGTTGGTGGGCGAGCCGCGTGAAAAGGCCCTGGCCGGCATCGGCGCCAGCGAGCTGTTTCTAGAATTCCTGATCCGGCCGGAGCGGCCGATCGCGCTGCCGGAGCAGGGACCGGTGCGTTACCGGATCACCTACGAGGGCGACAACACCGAGCCGTTCGATCTGATCGAAACGGCGATGCAGCGGGTGGTCAAACGCGAGAAGGACCAGATCATCCTGGAGGTCTCGCCGGGCGGGACGCCGAAGAAATCGGCGACCACCACGCAGCCGGCTTCGCCCGAACCGCGGTACACCCGGGATTCGCTGGACCTGAACCTGGAGGACCCGCTGTTGGTTCGCCTGGCCAGCGAGAACATCGATCAGGACGGCAGCGACCTGGAGAAGGCGAGAAAGCTCTGCCAATTCGTCTCCGGCTATATCACGACCAAGGACCTTTCGACCGGTTACGCCCCCGCCGCTCAGGTCGCCAAGACACGGCAGGGCGACTGCACCGAGCATTCGCTGCTGCTGGCCGCCCTCGGGCGGATCGTGGGCATTCCGACCCGCGGCGTCAACGGCCTGGCCTACGTGGCCCACGAGGGCACGACCGGCGCGTTCATCGGCCACATGTGGACCCAGTTCTTCATCGACGGCCAGTGGGTGGACCTGGACCCGGCCCTCGGCCAGCTCGAACCGGACCAGGGCCACATCGCCCTGACCGTCTCGGACCTCAGCGACACCTCGATGCAGCAGCAGGCCTCGGTGCTCCGCTACCTCGGTCAGCTCAAGGTCGAGCAGATGGAATTGGCCCAGACAACACCCAAGTAA
- a CDS encoding GH3 auxin-responsive promoter family protein, whose product MHRKIAAKVAGWGASRQLRSFLAATGSPQRVQQQMLERQLRLLAGSAFARDHGLSGSISYHDFARQVPIRRYEQFAPYIEPLKEGRFDSLFAPSEELLMFALTSGTTGRAKFIPVTARFVDDYRRGWNIFGVKALLDHPRAFFRKIVQMTSSAREESTPCGLWAGAITGLQAQTQKWIVRKHYVTPLAVAEVKDPVAKCYTVARLAVTEDVSFTSTANPSTILRLAQTMAEHSEQLIRDVHDGTLRPPGRLPEGLVADLGRRLRPRPRCARRLEALARRAGRLLPKDVWRLEYLMNWTGGTLKLYLSRFGEYFGETPVRDIGLLASEGRFSIPVEDHTPAGILEITSNFFEFIPEAEYGGENPTVLTLEELEVGQRYFVVFSNASGLTRYDLGDCVEVVGLYQRTPMIAFLNKGSHISSLTGEKVSEHQAVEAMARLSAKLGRRIENFLLGPQWSDPPYYALTVEQSDANPQLAHSYDRILAELNIEYAAKRESLRLGPVELRTVPDGHFANEDLARQAQLGRTEQYKRKFLLTITEPDQRSTSV is encoded by the coding sequence TGCTCGAACGGCAGCTTCGGCTGCTGGCCGGCAGCGCGTTCGCCCGCGATCACGGCCTCAGCGGGTCGATTTCCTATCACGATTTCGCCCGGCAGGTGCCGATTCGGCGCTACGAGCAGTTCGCCCCGTACATCGAGCCGCTCAAGGAAGGCCGGTTCGACTCGCTGTTCGCTCCGAGCGAAGAGCTTCTGATGTTCGCCCTGACCAGCGGGACCACCGGCCGGGCCAAGTTCATTCCCGTCACCGCGCGGTTCGTCGACGATTACCGCCGCGGCTGGAACATCTTCGGGGTCAAGGCCCTGCTCGACCATCCGCGGGCGTTCTTTCGCAAGATCGTCCAGATGACCAGCTCGGCGCGGGAGGAATCGACGCCGTGCGGGTTGTGGGCCGGAGCGATCACCGGCCTGCAGGCCCAGACGCAGAAGTGGATCGTCCGCAAGCACTACGTGACGCCGCTGGCGGTGGCCGAGGTCAAGGATCCGGTGGCCAAATGCTACACGGTCGCCCGGCTGGCCGTCACGGAGGACGTCTCGTTCACCAGCACAGCCAACCCGTCGACGATTTTGCGGCTGGCCCAGACGATGGCGGAGCATTCGGAGCAGCTCATCCGCGACGTCCACGACGGGACGCTGCGTCCGCCCGGACGGTTGCCGGAGGGGCTGGTGGCCGACCTTGGCCGACGGCTGCGGCCCAGGCCGCGCTGCGCCCGGCGGCTCGAGGCGCTGGCCAGGCGAGCCGGACGACTCCTGCCCAAGGACGTCTGGCGGCTGGAATACCTGATGAACTGGACCGGCGGGACGCTCAAGCTCTACCTCTCGCGTTTCGGCGAGTACTTCGGCGAGACGCCGGTGCGCGACATCGGTCTGCTGGCCAGCGAAGGGCGGTTCAGCATTCCCGTCGAGGACCACACGCCGGCTGGGATTCTGGAAATCACCAGCAACTTCTTCGAGTTCATTCCCGAAGCCGAGTACGGCGGCGAGAACCCGACCGTGCTGACGCTCGAAGAACTTGAAGTCGGGCAGCGGTACTTTGTCGTCTTCAGCAACGCCAGCGGGCTGACCCGGTACGACCTGGGCGACTGCGTCGAGGTCGTCGGGCTCTATCAGCGGACGCCGATGATCGCGTTCCTGAACAAGGGCTCGCACATCAGTTCGCTGACCGGCGAGAAGGTCAGCGAGCACCAAGCCGTCGAGGCGATGGCGCGGCTGTCGGCGAAGCTCGGCCGACGGATCGAGAACTTCCTTCTGGGCCCTCAATGGTCCGACCCGCCCTACTACGCGCTCACCGTCGAGCAATCCGACGCCAATCCGCAACTGGCACATAGTTACGATCGGATACTAGCCGAGCTCAACATCGAGTACGCCGCCAAGCGCGAGAGCCTGCGCCTGGGTCCTGTCGAACTGCGCACTGTCCCGGACGGGCACTTCGCCAACGAGGACCTCGCCCGCCAGGCGCAGCTTGGCCGCACCGAGCAGTACAAGCGGAAGTTCCTGCTGACCATCACCGAACCCGACCAGCGCAGCACATCCGTCTGA